In the genome of Populus trichocarpa isolate Nisqually-1 chromosome 6, P.trichocarpa_v4.1, whole genome shotgun sequence, one region contains:
- the LOC18099950 gene encoding probable inactive purple acid phosphatase 28: MNKTMEGLYSLLYLILILTILFSLHTQIAHKLLIGHHPLHLKKSPHLPLRFSSDGTFKILQVADMHYGTGVLTSCKDVLASEFHYCSDLNTTHFLKRIIEAEKPDFIAFTGDNIFGSSTPDAAESLLRAFAPAMESGLPWAAVLGNHDQESTMTRLELMSFISLLDYSVSQTNPSVEDASSAAKGDTITDIDGFGNYNLRVYGAPGSHSANRTVLDLFFLDSGDREVVQGVRTYGWIKESQLRWLHGVSKGYQDRKEDCHLLEGASPSATPTHCALAFFHIPIPEIRQLYYQKIIGQFQEGVACSSVNSGVLQTLVSMGDVKAVFMGHDHKNDFCGNLEGIWFCYGGGFGYHAYGIAGWSRRARIILAELEKGEKSWMGMERIRTWKRLDDEKLSKLDEQVLWELHHAK, translated from the exons atgaacaaAACCATGGAAGGGCTCTActctcttctttatttaatcTTAATCTTGACAATCCTCTTCTCTCTACACACCCAGATCGCTCACAAATTACTTATAGGCCACCACCCTCTTCACCTCAAGAAATCCCCACATCTCCCTCTCAGGTTCAGCTCTGATGGAACCTTCAAAATCCTTCag GTGGCTGATATGCATTATGGAACTGGGGTGCTGACAAGTTGCAAAGATGTGTTAGCTTCTGAGTTTCATTATTGTTCTGATCTTAACACCACTCATTTTCTTAAGAGGATCATTGAAGCCGAGAAGCCTGATTTCATTGCTTTTACAG gAGATAATATATTTGGTTCAAGCACTCCTGATGCTGCTGAATCTTTGCTTCGTGCCTTTGCACCTGCCATGGAATCTGGACTTCCATGGGCAGCGGTTTTAGGAAACCATGACCAAGAATCTACCATGACTCGACTAGAATTGATGTCTTTCATATCACTATTGGATTACTCAGTATCACAAACCAATCCATCAGTGGAAGATGCTTCTAGTGCAGCCAAAGGCGATACGATAACAGATATTGATGGCTTTGGAAATTATAATCTCAGGGTATATGGTGCTCCAGGTTCACATTCAGCTAATAGAACTGTTcttgatcttttctttcttgacaGTGGAGACAGGGAGGTTGTTCAAGGAGTTAGAACTTATGGATGGATTAAGGAATCTCAACTTCGTTGGCTTCATGGTGTTTCCAAGGGTTATCAG GACCGAAAGGAGGACTGTCATCTCCTGGAAGGGGCTTCACCATCAGCTACACCCACACACTGTGCATTGGCATTTTTCCATATCCCAATTCCAGAAATTCGACAGCTATACTACCAAAAGATTATTGGCCAGTTTCAGGAAGGTGTGGCTTGCTCATCAGTTAACTCAGGAGTCTTACAGACCCTTGTATCCATGGGAGATGTGAAGGCTGTGTTCATGGGCCATGATCACAAGAATGACTTTTGTGGGAATTTAGAAGGTATATGGTTTTGTTATGGTGGAGGCTTTGGGTATCATGCTTATGGAATAGCTGGGTGGTCAAGGAGAGCAAGGATCATATTAGCAGAACTTGAAAAGGGTGAGAAGTCTTGGATGGGAATGGAGAGGATCAGGACATGGAAGCGTCTTGATGATGAGAAGTTGAGCAAGCTTGATGAACAAGTCTTGTGGGAATTACACCATGCAAAATGA